AACCACACTTTTCTCTACCAGGATCTATACCTAAAATCAATTATTATATCACCTCGCTAAAGACCGAACTACAAACTTAATATTTGAGGTTAAAGAATCACTACGCCAAATATCTTCTTTGGCTACTACTTTTATTTGAACAGGCTTTTCTAACTTCTGTAATTTATTAAATAAGGAATAAAAACGACTGAAATTTAAATTACCTACTTTTCCTTGTGAGTTAGGAATTAATCCATCTTTAATTGCTTGATTATTAATTTCAGTTAAGAAAGATTCCAATTCATCTTCTAAATCTTGTAAAGAATCTATATTATTTATCTGCTTTCTAGATATTAACTGATTTTGACGATATACTTGATGATCTTCATATAATTTAAACCTAGCCAATACTTCTTCATCTTTTAGAGTATTTTTTTGAGCAATTAATCTAACTACCATTTGTTGATCTTGCTGTCTTAAAGTTTTAGCCACCCTAAGTAAGTCATCTTCATACATCTTTATGACTCTATCATCTTCATTCTCCTTAATTCCTTTTTTAACAGCTGCTTGGTTTGCTTTCATAATGAATTTATCTAAACTTTCGACTGTAATCTTATCAGACTTACCTGCCTGAATAGCCTTAGAATAAATTATTTCACCTTTTTGATAGACTATATCTCCCGTCATTGAATTGAGGTACTTTTGACCTACAAATTTCAGACTATACGAAAGATCATCTACCCGTTTTTCTAAATTCTCCTTCTGTTTATTCAAATCTTTAATCTTACCTTCTAAAGATTTAACTTCCTGTCCTAAATCATCAACCTTATTTAATAAATCCTTCTTTACTTTTGTTAGTCTTTCTAATTCTT
This genomic interval from Selenihalanaerobacter shriftii contains the following:
- a CDS encoding DUF3084 domain-containing protein; this encodes MDITLLFIILIIISGLIAYIGDQIGMKVGRKRLSLFGLRPKHTSILVTILTGILITTITITFLLITSRGVRMALFNMEAMVKELNTLSRKVEVKDDRLSEMQGEIDAKGKELNNLKKQKGNIQKQLQQTIDEYKSAKEKLKKSQKELERLTKVKKDLLNKVDDLGQEVKSLEGKIKDLNKQKENLEKRVDDLSYSLKFVGQKYLNSMTGDIVYQKGEIIYSKAIQAGKSDKITVESLDKFIMKANQAAVKKGIKENEDDRVIKMYEDDLLRVAKTLRQQDQQMVVRLIAQKNTLKDEEVLARFKLYEDHQVYRQNQLISRKQINNIDSLQDLEDELESFLTEINNQAIKDGLIPNSQGKVGNLNFSRFYSLFNKLQKLEKPVQIKVVAKEDIWRSDSLTSNIKFVVRSLAR